The following are encoded in a window of Bradyrhizobium guangdongense genomic DNA:
- a CDS encoding dTDP-4-dehydrorhamnose 3,5-epimerase family protein: MPGKLVSVLKGRILDVAADVRVGSSTLGRHVAFELNDKKSRQLCSFRFTSGDGRLVRLRRLLCKSPYGQ, from the coding sequence ATGCCTGGGAAGCTCGTCAGTGTGCTCAAGGGGCGCATCTTGGATGTTGCTGCCGATGTGAGGGTCGGAAGCTCCACCTTGGGCCGGCATGTGGCTTTTGAACTGAACGACAAGAAGAGTCGTCAGCTTTGCAGTTTTCGTTTCACCTCCGGTGACGGCCGCCTTGTCAGGTTAAGACGATTGCTGTGTAAAAGCCCTTATGGACAGTAA
- the tnpB gene encoding IS66 family insertion sequence element accessory protein TnpB (TnpB, as the term is used for proteins encoded by IS66 family insertion elements, is considered an accessory protein, since TnpC, encoded by a neighboring gene, is a DDE family transposase.) has translation MIPIAAGARIWIATGHIDMRKGMQGLALLVQEGLGRDPFAGDVFVFRGRAGTLIEALWHDGIGLSLYAKRLDRGRLIWQATVDGVVS, from the coding sequence ATGATCCCGATCGCAGCAGGAGCGAGAATCTGGATCGCAACCGGTCATATTGACATGCGCAAAGGCATGCAGGGTCTGGCGTTGCTGGTGCAGGAGGGCCTTGGGCGAGATCCTTTTGCTGGAGACGTTTTTGTGTTCCGTGGTCGCGCTGGCACCCTGATCGAGGCGCTTTGGCACGATGGGATCGGGTTGTCACTCTACGCTAAGCGGCTGGACCGTGGCCGCCTCATCTGGCAGGCGACGGTGGACGGCGTGGTGTCGTGA
- a CDS encoding class I SAM-dependent methyltransferase: MLNAVSQAVFTERTECINCRSTDLTELSSGRYVDEPVQGFLAADPWGEDPLPFLRSATWSLVKCHGCSQVFHRRILNKEWNERRFSRWMSGDAINKFERSQGYTFTRNFRGGLSYIEHALRIELLTRSIRGVDAVRLLDFGCGFGHFLQSCSLLCFEAIGVDRSMGRRSKAAVEILPSLDDVTGMFHALTLFEVLEHLDDPRSILEALNLHIVSGGILFITTPDCSGVTTISTERDYRLAHPLEHINCFSHGTLKSIASRAGFDHIEHPLALATAELPRAARTLAKHLLHRDGRATQLYFRKR, from the coding sequence ATGCTTAATGCAGTTTCGCAAGCCGTCTTTACCGAACGAACCGAGTGCATTAATTGCCGGTCGACCGACCTGACCGAACTTTCATCCGGCCGATACGTGGACGAGCCTGTCCAAGGATTCTTGGCTGCGGATCCGTGGGGCGAAGATCCCCTCCCGTTTCTCCGCTCGGCCACGTGGTCCCTTGTGAAGTGTCACGGCTGCTCGCAAGTATTTCACCGTCGCATTCTCAACAAAGAATGGAACGAGCGGCGCTTCTCGCGCTGGATGAGCGGCGATGCGATCAATAAATTCGAGAGAAGCCAGGGTTATACCTTCACGCGCAACTTCCGCGGCGGCCTCAGCTACATCGAGCACGCCTTGCGCATCGAGCTGCTTACCAGATCAATCCGTGGTGTCGATGCTGTTCGCCTCCTAGATTTCGGCTGCGGGTTCGGTCACTTCCTGCAAAGCTGCTCGCTGCTCTGTTTCGAGGCTATTGGCGTCGATCGCTCGATGGGCAGGCGCAGCAAAGCTGCAGTCGAGATACTTCCATCGCTTGATGATGTGACAGGCATGTTCCACGCCCTTACTCTTTTCGAGGTTTTAGAGCATCTCGACGACCCCCGGTCGATACTGGAAGCGCTTAATCTTCACATTGTCTCTGGCGGCATCCTCTTCATCACCACGCCCGACTGCTCCGGCGTGACGACAATCTCGACAGAAAGAGACTACCGCCTTGCTCATCCGCTAGAGCACATCAATTGCTTTAGCCACGGGACATTAAAATCGATTGCGTCCCGCGCTGGATTCGATCACATCGAACATCCATTGGCTCTAGCGACGGCCGAGTTGCCGAGAGCAGCCAGGACTCTCGCAAAGCATCTCTTGCACCGAGACGGGCGCGCAACGCAGCTCTATTTTAGGAAACGGTGA
- a CDS encoding glycosyltransferase has product MRLGYLVPEFPGQTHVFFWREIQALRRAGDEIFLVSTTQPPASATTHEFAPVAISQTKYLFPPSPAGLGQWALGGLRGLTHGLSYIRRIQDRSLAGRVRQLALLLLAADLVDWARKNGIDHIHGHSCADSAHILALAHRMGGPPYSLTLHGDLGVYGSDHLLKAEHATRVFAVGRHLRQQLCGIGVDNEKIVETFMGVNTGELAKLGSARDMHRAELRLVTVARLDPSKGHLHVLIAIARARDAGIKVRYRIAGQGYFRDAIASKINMLGLSDCVDLCGTVSEMQVYSLLSNSDVFVLASTGEGEAWPVSVMEAMGAGLPVICSEIGATAQMITSGVDGILVRQGDDDAIFRAICSLAGDIEMRERLGKAARQAAIKRFDVAASARVLRQAIAAPQPDRVS; this is encoded by the coding sequence ATGAGACTCGGATACCTTGTTCCTGAATTCCCAGGACAGACGCACGTTTTTTTTTGGCGCGAGATCCAAGCGCTGCGAAGAGCCGGAGACGAGATTTTTCTTGTTTCAACGACGCAGCCGCCGGCCAGTGCGACCACGCATGAGTTTGCGCCTGTTGCGATATCTCAGACCAAATACCTGTTTCCTCCGTCTCCCGCGGGGCTCGGCCAATGGGCGCTCGGCGGATTGCGAGGGTTGACCCATGGACTTAGCTATATTCGACGGATCCAAGATCGGAGCCTCGCAGGCCGCGTCAGGCAGCTAGCGCTGCTGTTGTTGGCGGCTGACCTCGTTGACTGGGCCAGAAAGAATGGCATCGACCATATCCACGGCCACTCCTGCGCCGATTCGGCCCATATATTGGCGCTCGCCCATAGGATGGGAGGCCCTCCGTATAGTCTCACGCTTCATGGTGACCTAGGAGTGTACGGCAGCGATCATTTGCTCAAGGCTGAGCACGCCACCAGAGTATTCGCAGTGGGCAGACATCTTCGACAGCAGCTGTGCGGTATCGGAGTGGATAACGAGAAAATCGTGGAAACATTTATGGGCGTAAACACAGGGGAGCTCGCGAAACTGGGGTCGGCGCGTGATATGCACCGGGCAGAGCTTCGGCTCGTCACGGTTGCTCGCCTCGACCCTTCCAAAGGGCATCTTCACGTCTTGATAGCGATCGCGCGTGCGCGAGATGCAGGCATCAAAGTTCGATATCGTATTGCTGGCCAAGGTTACTTCCGGGACGCGATTGCCTCAAAGATCAACATGCTGGGACTGTCGGACTGCGTCGATCTCTGCGGAACGGTTTCAGAGATGCAAGTTTATTCACTGCTATCTAACTCAGACGTTTTCGTTCTCGCGAGCACCGGAGAAGGAGAGGCTTGGCCGGTGTCGGTCATGGAAGCTATGGGTGCCGGCCTACCAGTCATCTGCAGCGAAATTGGCGCAACAGCCCAGATGATAACTTCCGGTGTGGATGGAATTTTGGTGCGCCAGGGGGATGATGACGCGATCTTCCGCGCGATTTGCAGCCTCGCGGGAGATATTGAGATGCGCGAGCGTCTTGGAAAAGCTGCAAGGCAAGCTGCAATCAAACGGTTTGATGTTGCGGCGAGTGCGCGAGTCCTGCGCCAAGCTATCGCCGCTCCTCAGCCCGATCGCGTTAGTTGA
- a CDS encoding FkbM family methyltransferase, giving the protein MLKEVTVDVLAGMFHKLPIKSGLTQICFNPAMNRLLRKGPPVALARLRDGGHIEVSMSDYHGRILYFFGTNDPKVEETARFLLQPSDAFLDIGANYSTIGLAASHVVGPTGSVHLFEPQRLLSDRVQRAIDSGNYRNVTLHRVGLMDHDDKLSLHSPSYHSGMATFADHDEVSCFDIVEECEVKDIKTYAAPLVSGRTFGAKLDIEGAEPKVMPWLVDQPNLKFLIFEAAHNQSTLFETIRSSGLILYGLERGVLRVRLMRIDVLSQISRFHDLVAVRIGNNSSPPKSASPRELSSFMQSEP; this is encoded by the coding sequence ATGCTCAAAGAAGTTACTGTAGACGTCCTGGCTGGCATGTTCCACAAGCTGCCAATTAAAAGCGGCCTGACGCAGATCTGCTTCAATCCAGCGATGAATCGGTTATTGCGCAAAGGACCACCAGTCGCACTGGCGCGCTTGCGAGACGGAGGCCACATCGAGGTATCGATGTCTGATTATCATGGCCGCATTCTTTACTTCTTTGGCACTAATGATCCCAAGGTCGAGGAGACCGCTCGGTTCCTTCTTCAGCCAAGCGACGCCTTCCTTGATATAGGCGCAAACTATTCAACAATCGGACTAGCCGCATCGCACGTAGTAGGACCAACGGGATCAGTCCATCTTTTCGAACCGCAACGGCTGCTTAGTGATCGCGTTCAAAGGGCAATTGACTCCGGAAACTATAGGAACGTCACGCTCCATCGGGTTGGCCTTATGGATCATGATGACAAGCTTTCTTTGCACTCGCCCTCTTATCATTCTGGAATGGCAACTTTCGCGGATCACGATGAGGTGTCCTGCTTCGATATAGTCGAGGAATGCGAGGTCAAGGACATCAAGACATACGCCGCTCCGCTGGTGAGCGGCCGCACTTTCGGCGCGAAGCTCGACATCGAGGGGGCAGAACCGAAAGTAATGCCGTGGTTAGTGGATCAGCCTAATCTGAAATTTCTTATTTTCGAGGCGGCCCACAACCAATCGACTTTGTTTGAAACCATTCGATCGTCCGGCTTAATACTGTATGGTTTGGAACGCGGGGTGCTGCGTGTAAGATTGATGCGCATCGACGTACTTTCGCAGATTTCCCGGTTTCATGACCTCGTCGCAGTGAGGATCGGCAACAATTCGAGCCCTCCCAAGAGCGCATCTCCAAGAGAGCTTAGCTCGTTCATGCAAAGCGAGCCATGA
- a CDS encoding acyltransferase family protein, translating into MVLATIVAGGHLIWLHSDALTSGIASLGGKAAVAGFLVVSGFSIAASLDRDESGFYFRRFKRIYPMYFCSAIFAIALEIWLGTYQLPLYTIEAQGPLTAIGNLLMLQTFFVRSLAYNSVLWSLAVECAFYIISPCLKRLPAAGWAALTLISATVFVLPHSVDGGFLYAVALKANVIKYFWPFAMGFLLYQYQSTAVALVLGAIGATLIWCSDFNPERFAVATFACSFAVVALSRTILFKQSKAMDYLGDLSYSLYLLQLPTFILIYRMCGITNPVALLVGVFLTTIIAYELIDVRLKRAIFKNSVSFGELIGWPRLRINRRLS; encoded by the coding sequence ATGGTGCTCGCGACCATCGTCGCTGGGGGGCACCTGATCTGGTTGCATAGTGATGCTCTTACCTCCGGCATTGCCAGCTTGGGAGGCAAAGCCGCAGTTGCCGGTTTTCTGGTCGTTTCTGGATTTTCGATTGCAGCTTCGTTGGATCGCGACGAATCGGGGTTCTATTTCCGTCGTTTCAAACGAATCTATCCTATGTATTTCTGCTCCGCGATCTTCGCAATCGCGCTCGAAATTTGGCTTGGTACGTATCAGCTCCCATTATACACTATTGAGGCCCAAGGCCCGCTCACGGCAATCGGCAATTTGCTAATGCTACAGACATTTTTTGTACGAAGCCTCGCGTACAATAGCGTCCTGTGGTCGCTCGCTGTCGAGTGCGCGTTTTATATCATTTCGCCCTGCTTGAAGCGACTACCTGCGGCTGGATGGGCAGCGCTCACCCTAATTTCAGCGACAGTCTTCGTATTGCCGCATTCGGTCGATGGGGGATTCCTTTACGCTGTCGCTCTCAAAGCAAATGTCATCAAGTATTTCTGGCCGTTTGCGATGGGGTTTCTGCTCTACCAATACCAGTCGACGGCAGTTGCTCTCGTTCTCGGAGCGATTGGAGCTACCCTAATTTGGTGTTCTGATTTCAACCCGGAACGATTTGCCGTTGCAACATTTGCCTGTTCATTCGCAGTCGTTGCACTCTCTCGAACCATTCTCTTCAAACAGTCAAAGGCAATGGACTATTTGGGCGACCTTTCGTATTCGCTCTATTTGTTACAGCTCCCCACCTTCATCCTAATTTACCGAATGTGCGGCATAACTAACCCTGTAGCGCTCTTGGTCGGGGTCTTTCTCACAACTATCATCGCCTATGAGCTGATAGATGTGCGGCTCAAACGAGCCATCTTCAAGAACTCGGTATCCTTCGGGGAGTTGATTGGTTGGCCGCGGCTACGGATCAACAGAAGGCTGTCATAA
- a CDS encoding oligosaccharide flippase family protein, which translates to MAKVMSAKGSAALPSFKARVLGAGSWTLLGHFLSLVLRFVGTLVLSRLFYPEIFGLLSIIAAVQMIITLLTDIGLRQAVVQSKYGDESSFLNTAWTVQVLRGFAIWSAGILISGGLWLASSFGLLAKGAVYNHPDLPVYIAVASASAALLGFQSMKSITASRLLQPKRLVFIDLTVQAAALVFNIAFGWLTRSIWAYIAGLIFSSAVTVWLTHAYLPGSRDRFGWNRSALRELLRFGRWTFASSALSAFTINGDRLLLGAWVAAPIMGYYSIAANLCSIAEGASNQLFGNVAFPALSEAARDSSARLRHVYIRMRWLTDPGLLFMAGFLFATGELLVSILYDPRYASAGWMLRYLSFGLVFCRYGISQSAFLALGRPDRVLAISCAKLISLFCFVPVMFFSFGLDGAVIGFAIHMLPVSMLILYFNWEHHLHSLRLEVTVLVAWSAGWLVGLGIVELLSTCCRLVR; encoded by the coding sequence GTGGCTAAAGTGATGTCAGCCAAAGGGAGCGCTGCTTTACCGTCATTTAAAGCCCGGGTCCTAGGGGCCGGGAGCTGGACTCTGCTAGGGCACTTTCTCAGTTTGGTTTTGCGATTTGTAGGCACCCTGGTTCTTAGCCGCCTCTTTTACCCGGAAATCTTCGGGCTGTTGTCAATCATTGCGGCCGTACAGATGATCATCACGCTACTGACTGATATTGGGCTCAGGCAGGCCGTCGTTCAGAGCAAGTATGGCGACGAGTCCTCGTTCCTGAACACTGCTTGGACCGTTCAGGTGCTGAGAGGCTTTGCTATATGGTCAGCAGGTATTTTAATTTCCGGCGGGCTGTGGCTGGCGAGCAGTTTTGGTCTGCTTGCAAAAGGAGCAGTCTATAATCACCCCGATCTGCCGGTCTATATTGCGGTGGCATCGGCTTCTGCGGCCCTTCTCGGCTTCCAATCGATGAAGTCTATCACGGCAAGCAGGTTATTACAGCCAAAGCGCTTAGTGTTCATTGACCTAACGGTTCAGGCCGCTGCCCTGGTCTTCAATATTGCGTTCGGCTGGTTAACTCGATCCATTTGGGCCTATATCGCTGGACTGATCTTTTCTTCGGCTGTGACTGTCTGGCTAACACACGCCTACCTTCCAGGATCGCGGGACCGTTTCGGCTGGAATCGCAGCGCTCTCCGCGAACTGCTGCGATTTGGCAGGTGGACTTTTGCGTCTTCGGCGCTCAGCGCATTTACAATAAATGGCGACCGCTTGCTCTTGGGTGCATGGGTCGCCGCACCCATAATGGGGTACTATTCGATCGCAGCAAACCTGTGCTCCATCGCCGAAGGGGCGTCAAATCAGTTATTCGGCAACGTTGCCTTCCCTGCTCTTAGCGAAGCAGCCCGAGATAGCTCGGCACGGCTGAGGCATGTATATATTCGTATGCGGTGGCTCACCGATCCGGGGCTCCTTTTCATGGCCGGATTTTTGTTCGCCACCGGCGAATTGTTGGTCTCTATTTTGTATGACCCGCGATATGCATCCGCTGGGTGGATGTTGCGCTATCTCTCATTCGGCTTAGTTTTTTGCCGGTATGGAATTTCACAGAGCGCATTTCTTGCTCTAGGTCGTCCTGATCGGGTATTGGCGATCAGCTGCGCAAAGCTAATTTCACTGTTCTGCTTTGTCCCGGTCATGTTTTTCAGTTTTGGCCTCGATGGCGCAGTTATAGGCTTCGCGATCCATATGCTGCCAGTCTCGATGTTGATCCTTTACTTCAACTGGGAACATCACCTGCACAGCCTCCGTTTGGAGGTGACCGTCCTCGTTGCCTGGA